A single window of Lynx canadensis isolate LIC74 chromosome C2, mLynCan4.pri.v2, whole genome shotgun sequence DNA harbors:
- the LOC115522834 gene encoding serine/Arginine-related protein 53-like produces FIQVNSRSHKITSQKERTLLRIVLLTSLHTKHTDIIPPPLFLDQATLVEQVKRVKEIEAIESDSFVQQTFRSSKEVKKSVEPGDVKHTTAASGPASVVAGPPSTEKEIDPSSIPTTIKYQDDNSLAHPNLFIEKADAEEKWFKRLIALRQERLMGSPVA; encoded by the exons TTCATCCAGGTAAATTCCAGAAGTCATAAAATTacttcacagaaagaaagaacctTGCTTAGAATAGTGTTGTTAACAAGCTTACACACAAAACACACTGACATtatacccccccccctttttttagaCCAAGCCACCCTGGTAGAACAagtaaaaagagtaaaagaaattgAAGCCATTGAAAGTGATTCTTTTGTTCAGCAGACATTCAGATCAAGTAAAGAAGTCAAAAAG TCGGTGGAACCTGGTGACGTGAAGCACACAACTGCAGCATCAGGACCAGCATCAGTAGTTGCTGGTCCACCCAgtactgaaaaagaaatagaccCTAGCAGCATCCCCACTACCATCAAGTACCAAGATGACAATTCTCTGGCCCATCCAAAT ctATTTATTGAGAAAGCTGATGCTGAGGAAAAGTGGTTCAAGAGATTAATTGCTCTCCGACAAGAAAGGCTAATGGGCAGTCCTGTGGCCTAA